In Neosynechococcus sphagnicola sy1, one DNA window encodes the following:
- a CDS encoding response regulator, with protein sequence MFQKFQQLDTSHDREYEGTGLGLALTQQLLELHGGWIEVESTVGVGSVFTAWVPAQLLPAAPLAFVSAGNTQGQIVLIAHQEETAKIICDLLTTAGYQVIWIMDGLSAVAQVQLLQPQLVILEMQLSGADGTEVILQLRRTPLAKPLKILSLSPPDGCTHPCHPLTVGADDYMSYPFQPQELFHKIVALLALVNP encoded by the coding sequence CTGTTTCAAAAATTTCAGCAGCTCGATACCTCCCATGATCGAGAATATGAAGGTACGGGACTGGGACTGGCGTTGACCCAGCAGTTGCTAGAGTTGCACGGTGGCTGGATCGAAGTTGAATCTACCGTTGGTGTTGGCTCTGTCTTTACTGCCTGGGTTCCGGCCCAACTCCTCCCTGCTGCTCCTCTAGCCTTTGTGAGTGCGGGGAATACCCAGGGGCAAATAGTCTTGATTGCCCATCAAGAAGAAACCGCCAAAATCATCTGCGATCTGCTGACCACTGCGGGATATCAGGTGATCTGGATCATGGATGGACTCAGTGCTGTCGCTCAGGTACAGTTACTTCAGCCCCAGCTTGTGATCTTAGAGATGCAGCTCTCAGGTGCGGATGGGACGGAGGTAATTCTGCAATTACGCAGGACGCCCCTTGCCAAACCCCTCAAGATTTTGTCCCTCTCCCCTCCGGATGGCTGCACCCATCCCTGCCACCCCCTGACCGTGGGAGCCGATGACTATATGAGCTATCCTTTCCAACCCCAGGAGCTATTCCACAAAATTGTCGCTTTGCTCGCACTTGTCAATCCTTAA
- a CDS encoding GAF domain-containing sensor histidine kinase has protein sequence MTFADAEFYPPVSVCQPVEEALRQQVEQERLLNQVTTQIRQSLELPVILETAVQQVRDFLLADRLVIYQFDTQSSTPSTETSPGIANCAGQSREIEGLGGQVTYEARASQGIITALHWAEPDSCFVRVPLCRERYHRGSTLAIADTELTYANVPCLMNLLRQLQVRAKLVAPIMVQESLWGLLIAHQCFEPREWQPTEQRFLQHIAEHLAIAIYQAQLYAQVQQQKQTLEQRVIERTQDLRDTLLAAQAANRAKSEFLANMSHELRTPLTCVIGMSATLLQWSLGQLSQRQRDFLQTIHNSGKHLLELINDILDLSQVEAGKMLLNVSEFSLTQLAYQSLQILKEKAERNQVTLALEIQSQRFEIDAPEPPPTLNFAADQRRVRQILLNLLSNAIKFTPEGGQVILRLWSETNKVALQIEDTGIGIPEDQKTPAVSKISAARYLP, from the coding sequence ATGACATTCGCCGACGCTGAATTTTATCCCCCTGTCTCTGTTTGCCAACCCGTTGAAGAAGCGCTACGTCAGCAAGTAGAGCAGGAGCGACTCCTCAACCAAGTTACCACCCAGATTCGTCAAAGTTTGGAGTTACCTGTAATCCTGGAAACTGCTGTGCAGCAAGTGCGGGATTTTTTACTGGCAGACCGCCTGGTAATTTACCAATTTGATACCCAGAGTTCCACCCCATCGACGGAGACCTCCCCAGGGATTGCCAACTGTGCAGGTCAGAGCCGGGAAATTGAAGGATTGGGCGGTCAGGTTACCTATGAAGCGAGAGCCTCCCAGGGGATTATTACCGCACTGCATTGGGCGGAACCAGACAGCTGTTTTGTCCGGGTGCCGCTGTGTCGGGAGCGTTATCACCGGGGCAGCACCCTGGCGATCGCCGATACAGAACTCACCTATGCCAACGTTCCTTGTTTAATGAATCTGCTGCGCCAGCTACAGGTGCGTGCCAAACTCGTCGCTCCGATTATGGTGCAGGAATCTTTGTGGGGGTTACTGATCGCCCATCAGTGCTTTGAACCACGGGAGTGGCAGCCCACGGAACAACGATTTTTACAGCACATTGCCGAACACCTGGCGATCGCCATTTACCAAGCGCAGCTCTACGCTCAAGTTCAACAGCAGAAACAAACCCTCGAACAGCGCGTCATTGAACGCACCCAAGATCTCCGGGATACCCTACTAGCTGCCCAAGCTGCTAACCGTGCCAAAAGTGAGTTTCTGGCGAACATGAGCCATGAACTCCGCACACCGCTCACCTGTGTAATTGGCATGTCAGCCACCCTGTTGCAATGGTCATTGGGGCAACTGAGTCAACGCCAACGAGACTTTCTCCAAACCATTCACAACAGCGGCAAGCACCTGCTAGAACTCATTAACGACATTTTGGATCTGTCCCAAGTTGAGGCTGGCAAGATGCTGCTGAATGTCAGCGAATTTTCCCTCACTCAACTGGCCTATCAAAGCCTCCAAATCCTGAAGGAAAAAGCTGAACGCAACCAGGTTACCCTGGCGTTAGAAATTCAGTCTCAGCGGTTCGAGATTGATGCTCCCGAACCGCCCCCCACCCTGAACTTCGCCGCTGACCAGCGGCGGGTACGGCAGATTCTCTTGAATTTGCTGAGCAATGCGATCAAATTTACCCCAGAGGGCGGCCAAGTGATCCTGAGACTGTGGTCAGAAACCAACAAGGTCGCCTTGCAGATAGAAGATACGGGCATCGGCATTCCTGAAGATCAAAAAACCCCTGCTGTTTCAAAAATTTCAGCAGCTCGATACCTCCCATGA
- the rpmI gene encoding 50S ribosomal protein L35, which produces MPKLKTRKAAAKRFRSTGSGKIMRRKSMRNHLLQHKSAARKRSLSHPALVDERDAENVRLMLPYL; this is translated from the coding sequence ATGCCCAAACTCAAGACTCGCAAAGCTGCTGCCAAGCGTTTCCGCAGCACGGGTAGCGGCAAGATTATGCGCCGCAAATCCATGAGGAACCACCTGCTACAACACAAGAGTGCCGCTCGGAAGCGCTCCCTCTCCCATCCAGCTTTGGTGGACGAGCGAGATGCTGAGAACGTGCGCCTCATGCTGCCCTACTTATAA
- a CDS encoding N-acetylmannosamine-6-phosphate 2-epimerase, with protein sequence MFPVKRPLTPRCTPPPIIAAIAQAAVNQGAVGVRIDTPAHISRVRQQVSVPIIGLWKQQIPGSEVYITPQFHHAQAIAEAGADLIAIDATLRSRPQGETVESLIRRIHQELGKPVMADIDTLEAAIAAETAGADLIGTTLYGYTAATRHLTPPGFELLSDWVQQGHIPVICEGGIQTPAMARQALELGAYAVVVGTAITGIDALVNAYCAALRQPV encoded by the coding sequence TTGTTTCCTGTCAAGCGCCCGTTGACTCCCCGTTGCACACCCCCCCCGATCATTGCCGCGATCGCCCAAGCAGCGGTCAATCAGGGAGCGGTTGGTGTGCGGATTGATACACCTGCCCATATCTCCCGAGTTCGACAGCAAGTGAGTGTCCCCATCATTGGCCTCTGGAAGCAGCAAATTCCAGGTTCCGAAGTCTACATTACGCCGCAGTTTCACCACGCTCAAGCGATCGCCGAGGCAGGAGCCGATCTGATCGCGATAGATGCCACCCTGCGATCGCGTCCCCAGGGCGAAACCGTTGAATCCCTGATCCGCCGCATTCACCAAGAGTTAGGGAAACCCGTGATGGCAGATATTGATACCCTGGAAGCCGCGATCGCCGCCGAGACAGCAGGTGCGGATCTGATTGGCACCACCCTCTATGGCTATACCGCCGCAACCCGGCATCTAACACCACCCGGTTTTGAACTGTTAAGCGATTGGGTGCAGCAGGGGCACATCCCTGTCATCTGCGAAGGGGGCATTCAGACGCCTGCAATGGCACGGCAAGCCCTAGAGTTGGGTGCCTATGCGGTGGTGGTGGGAACCGCCATTACCGGGATTGATGCCCTCGTCAACGCTTACTGTGCTGCCCTGCGTCAGCCTGTTTAG